Proteins encoded within one genomic window of Couchioplanes caeruleus:
- a CDS encoding NADPH-dependent FMN reductase: MELALLGGSLRPGSASEAVLHLCAGLAAGYGARTTICTAATLDLPLYRPGALHRAPGARRLVETLRRADGLVIVTPTYHGGVSGLIKNALDHAEELAHDRPAYLDGKVVGVAAVGWSEHGAATAVTSLRTTVQSLRGWVAPMAVTFDATGVAALDVAEARAALRGDARLMRRLDILLGQVTDFADRYARARLAA, translated from the coding sequence GTGGAGCTGGCACTGCTGGGCGGATCGCTGCGCCCGGGCTCGGCGAGCGAGGCGGTGCTGCACCTCTGCGCCGGCCTCGCCGCCGGGTACGGCGCCCGGACCACCATCTGCACGGCGGCCACCCTCGACCTGCCGCTCTATCGGCCCGGCGCCCTGCACCGCGCGCCGGGCGCCCGGCGGCTGGTCGAGACGCTGCGCCGCGCCGACGGTCTGGTCATCGTCACGCCCACCTATCACGGCGGCGTGTCGGGCCTGATCAAGAACGCCCTGGACCACGCCGAGGAGCTCGCGCACGACCGTCCCGCGTACCTCGACGGCAAGGTCGTGGGCGTGGCGGCGGTCGGCTGGAGCGAGCACGGCGCGGCCACCGCCGTGACGTCGCTGCGCACCACCGTGCAGTCGCTGCGCGGCTGGGTGGCGCCGATGGCCGTCACCTTCGACGCCACCGGCGTCGCCGCTCTCGACGTCGCCGAGGCCCGTGCCGCTCTGCGCGGCGACGCCCGCCTCATGCGGCGACTGGACATCCTGCTCGGCCAGGTCACCGACTTCGCCGACCGGTACGCCCGCGCCCGGCTCGCCGCCTGA
- a CDS encoding methyltransferase domain-containing protein, translated as MTVPVTDTGMTQEGSIEDLHRAVRDHYDKLVDLYEDLWGEHIHHGYWDLHAPQTPRHAAQQRTTRELTAFGGVPHGARVLDSGCGIGASAVMLAAETGCTVEGITLSHEQVRRATEKAAEAGVADRTSFRVMDAMHTDYPDDTFDVVWSLESCELMPDKRAYLAENLRILKPGGRLVVATWVSRDDRLDPSEVKLLRRLYRDFAVSHVLPLDHYAQACAELGYTGVTTADWTDHVRGTWALSADIVKPLMRDPSYVWKLVRAKGADIFRFLNSVPLMKQAYDRDVMRYGVFTAVKPG; from the coding sequence ATGACCGTTCCCGTCACCGACACCGGCATGACCCAGGAAGGTTCGATCGAGGACCTGCACCGGGCCGTCCGGGACCACTACGACAAGCTCGTCGACCTGTACGAGGACCTGTGGGGCGAGCACATCCACCACGGCTACTGGGATCTCCACGCCCCGCAGACGCCCCGCCACGCCGCCCAGCAGCGCACCACCCGCGAGCTGACGGCCTTCGGAGGAGTGCCGCACGGCGCGCGGGTGCTGGACAGCGGCTGCGGCATCGGCGCGTCGGCCGTCATGCTGGCCGCCGAGACGGGCTGCACCGTGGAGGGCATCACGCTGAGCCACGAGCAGGTCCGGCGGGCGACGGAGAAGGCCGCCGAGGCCGGCGTCGCCGACCGCACCTCGTTCCGGGTCATGGACGCCATGCACACCGACTACCCGGACGACACCTTCGACGTGGTGTGGTCGCTGGAGAGCTGCGAGCTGATGCCCGACAAGCGGGCGTATCTCGCCGAGAACCTGCGCATCCTCAAGCCCGGTGGCCGGCTCGTCGTGGCCACCTGGGTCAGCCGCGACGACCGGCTCGACCCGTCGGAGGTCAAGCTGCTGCGCCGGCTCTACCGCGACTTCGCGGTGTCGCACGTGCTGCCGCTGGACCACTACGCACAGGCCTGCGCCGAGCTGGGGTACACCGGCGTCACCACCGCCGACTGGACCGACCACGTGCGCGGCACCTGGGCCCTGTCGGCCGACATCGTCAAGCCGCTGATGCGCGACCCCTCGTACGTATGGAAGCTCGTGCGCGCCAAGGGCGCCGACATCTTCCGCTTCCTCAACTCCGTGCCGCTGATGAAGCAGGCCTACGACCGCGACGTCATGCGGTACGGCGTCTTCACCGCGGTCAAGCCGGGCTGA